A stretch of DNA from Nonlabens ponticola:
AGTATTCAAGTCAATAATTTTATGCTGCTTGCCTAAAATGTCCATGGCAAAGTCAGCGGAATTCTCTCTGTATTTCTCAATATTTAATTCATAACTCTTACCGTTTGCGATTCCAGACCATTTACCAACTAAAGGATCTAGAATATCATTAATGTCTTTGACGTAATCTAGACTCGAAGGCAATTCGCAATTTTCCTCATCTAATATGCATGCACGATGAGCCTCTAACGACATAATCGTTTGGCAGCTCGCTTGACCAACGCAAAGAAATAGTATCATCAATAAGTGACTCTTTCTCAATTCAACCATGACTCTAAGATAACCTTTTCACAAAAGTGTCTGGAGCGCATCTGAGCAGCTAGAATTAAAATTTAATCTTCGATAAAGACTGGCTAGATCACGATGCAGTCATGATGGAACAGGTCACTGCCATCAAGCGTACTGGCGCTAGTTTGATTGCGAACTATATTTTTAAGGATGTGGTTAGGATGATTGGGTACGGCTATTAGAACTATGATAAATTCCAGAAAAACGGATTGATTAAAAAATGATGTCTCAACATTTTCCCTAAAACTTAACGACCTCAACAAACCGCTTTCCCTACTTTTACCTTAAAATAATTTCATGGGATTACTTATCCTTTACGCAGTAGTATCGATTTTTTTCTCGTTTATGTGTTCCATACTCGAGGCCGTTCTACTTTCCATCACGCCTACTTTTATCAAGATGAAAACGCAGGAAGGCGCCTCTTATACAGATGCGCTGACTGAGCTCAAGGAAGACGTTGACAAACCGCTAATTGCCATCTTGACACTCAATACACTGGCGCACACCGTTGGTGCGATTCTCGTTGGTGTACAGGCAGAAAGTATGGTGGCGGACGGCTACCAAGCCTACGTTCTAGGCATACCGCTAGTCGGTGTGGTGTCTGGTATCATGACCGTGCTGATTCTTGTCGTCAGTGAGATTATTCCTAAAACCATAGGTGCTACCTACTGGCAAGGACTTGCTGGTATCTCGACCAGGATTTTGGTGGGTATGGTTGCGGTTCTCAAATACACAGGAATTTTATGGGTATTACAATTGACCACTAGAGCTATTGGTAAAAGTGCGCACATGAATACCATGACCCGTGAGGAATTTGTGGCTATCACAGAAACTGCCGAGCAAGAAGGTGTCTTTGAACCTACTGAAGGTCAATACATCAAAAGCCTCATGAACTTCAACAAGATCGAGGTCAAGGACATTATGACGCCACGATCTGTGATGTTTATGGCGCAGCAATCCATGGCGATCAAAGACTTTTTTGAAGCCAATCAAGAATTGCGTTTTTCTCGTATTCCCATTTTCGGAAAGAACCGTGATGACATCACAGGATATGTCCTCAAGGATGCTATTCTAGCAGACATTATTCACGACAAACCTGCCGAAACACTAGAAGATCTACGACGTGAAATCGCCATGGTACGTGCCGACTTGCCCATCACGCAACTATTTGACCAGATGATTGCTAGCAAGGAACACATCGCGCTGGTACTTGATGATTACGGTAGTGTTCAAGGCCTAGCCACTATGGAAGACGTGATCGAGACCATGCTAGGTCTAGAGATCATGGACGAAAGCGATAATGTAGAAGATATGCAGCTACTCGCCCGTAAAAACTGGGAGAAACGAAGTAAAGTCCTAGGCTTAGAAACCTTGGGTACCGATGCTGAAAATCCTGAGGAAGATTCTAAAAAGTAGAATTTCTTTAATTCCCGCTGGATGCTTTTGATCATTACGCTTTCACCGTTGTGAAGCAAGGGTGAAGTTTATGCCGTGCCACGAAACGGTACGAAAGCGTAATCACGATATTTTATCCTGCAAGAAATTGGCCCAGATCGTAGCCTGTATGATTTGGATGATATACTAAGTAGACAAATTCTAATCAATCACCTCAGCGGCCATCATATAGTGGACAATCGCCTCTTTCATAAGCAATGATTGCTCGCCTGCCTTGAGTGGTGGCAGATTTTGCATCACGCGATAATGAGGCCATTTTTCATCGTCAAAATGTGAGAATTCGTAATAGCCATAAGGTTCAAGAACGCGACATATAGCAATGTGCATCAATTGGTACTTCTCATCCTTGCTGAACTTACGATGCAGTTGTCCCAATTCCTGTACACCGATGATAAACAGAATCGCATCCAGGTCCATCTCTTCACCATCACCAAAACGTTCTTGAAAAAACGCCACCGTGCGCGCCCAGCGCTCTTTTAACTGCTCATCTCTTGCCATACTGCAAAGCTACTGCTTATCTACAGTTTTAGAACCTACTCTCGTGCGTGACTCAATAGTTAAAATCTTAATAGTTGTTATTTGAAACGATTGTTTCAATATATATTTGCACCATGCCTAGAGTAGAAACATTCAATCGTGAACAAGTACTAGAAGCTGCCATGCAGACTTTCTGGGCTCATGGTTATCAGGCTACCAGCATGCAGCAATTGGTTGATGCGACTGGTCTTAATCGCAGTAGTTTATATAACAGCTTTGGCGACAAGATGGATTTGTATAAGGCGTCGCTCAAACATTACATGAACGGGACGCAACAACAGTTTACGGCCGCGATTGAACAAGCTGCCCATCCGCTAGAAGCGATACGCAACATATTTTACATGTTTTTACCAGAGATTCAGACCGATTCTCGTGGCTGTATGAGCATGAGCTGTAAGTCAGAATTAAATGCGGACGTATCCATCAAAGCGTTTCTTGAGAACACCCAAGAGCAATCGCTGCTCATGTTTGAGAAACTAGTGAGAGATGGTCAGGAATCTGGCGTGATTAATAAAGACAAGAGCAGTCGTGAATATGCGTGGCATGTGTTCAATGCTTTTCAAGGCTATCGCATGACGGGAATTTTAGTTAAAGACATCAACGTATTGAAAGGAATCATCGATTTGAACCTTTCGGTTTTAGAGTAATATTTTTTTTAACCCAATCTGGAACGATTGTTCCAGTAATTAAATTTATAAATTATGAGTGATTTTAAAGGAAAAACAGTAGTAGTTACCGGTGGTACCAGCGGTATAGGTAAAGCAACTGCCAAGGCGTTTCTTGACAAAGGCGCAACGGTAATTATTACCAGCCGTAAGCAGGAAAACATCGACAGCACCGTTCAAGAACTAGGTGGCGACATCAAAGGTTTTGTGAGTGACGCTGGAAAGTGGGAAGACTTGCAGTCTTTTGGTACACATCTAGGAAAACATACAGATCATGTGGATGTTTTATTTGTAAACGCAGGTTTTGGTAAGTTCACTTCGCTTGCTGAGGCTAGCGAGGAAGCTTTTGATAGCCAATTCAATGCTCTTGTAAAAGGTGGTTATTTTACCACGCAAAAGACGCTACCTTTTTTGAAAAAAGGCAGTTCAATCATTTTTAACACGAGTGTGGTAACTGATATGGCGATGCAAGGTGCCAGTATATATGGTGCTGCCAAAAGTGCCGTTAAATACTTTACCAGCAGTTTTGCTAATGAGTTTAAAGAGCAGGGCATCAGAGTTAATGCGGTAAGTCCAGGCCCGATTGGAACCAACTTCTTCAATGAAGCTGGTGTTCCTGAAGAGCAACAACAACAAATGGCAGAAGGTATCTTAAACATGGTACCGATGAACCGTTTTGGTGAGCCGTCTGAAATAGCCAAAACCGTTTTGTTCCTAGCCAGCGACGACGCCAGTTACATCACAGGCCACGAGATCCAAGTAGATGGTGGTATGGTGCAAGTGTAGTGACTGATGATTTATGACTTAAGACCAGTTCAAAACAATTTGAATGACTAAGCGATTCACAGAAATCAAAAAAGGGCAAACTCAAGTTTGCCCTTTTGTTATATAGTGATGTTTCGTCTCGCAAGTTTTCGCAAAAAAGCGTAAAAGTCTTTCGTCTTACATTACAAGATTTTCCGTCAGGAAAAACGAGCATCTTTTGTCAATCAGTCAATCGTCATCAAGTCGGTCGTCAAAAAGTCAATCGTCACAAAATTTTCCGTCAGGAAAAACGAGCAACTTACTTATTCATCAAATCCTCAATCTCTTCAACCTCAATAGGAATATCGCCCATCAAATTTTTAGGCGCGCCGCTTTCTTGGATAACAACATCATCTTCCAGTCGGATCCCAAAACCTTCTTGCGGTATGTAAATTCCTGGTTCTACGGTAAAGACATTATTGGCTTGCATAGGTTCCCAAAGCAAACCATAATCATGTGTGTCTAGACCTATGTGGTGTGAGGTACCGTGCATAAAGTATTTTTTATAAGCTGGCCAGTCTGGATTTTCATTTTGTACATCAGCTTTGTCTAGCAAGCCTAGATCCAGCAACTCACTGGTCATGAGTTTACCTACCTCAACGTGATATTCCTTCCACAGCGTGCCTGGCACGAGCATCGCTGTTGCCTCGTTCTTTACTTTATTGACAGCATTGTAAACCTGCTTTTGACGATCTGTGAATCGGCCATTTACAGGTATGGTGCGCGACATATCTGCGCTGTAGTTGGCATAGACCGCACCTACATCCATCAGGATCAAATCACCATCCTTACATTGCTGGTTGTTCTCTATGTAATGCAGCACATTGGCATTATTACCACTCGCTATAATTGGCGTGTAGGCAAAACCATCACTGCGGCGTCTAATAAATTCATGCAGATATTCTGCCTCAATCTCATATTCCCAAACGCCAGGCTTCACAAAATCCAGCACGCGTCTAAAACTATGATTGGTAATATCACAAGCCTTTTGCAGCAATTCCAGCTCTTCAGGTTCTTTTAC
This window harbors:
- a CDS encoding CNNM domain-containing protein codes for the protein MGLLILYAVVSIFFSFMCSILEAVLLSITPTFIKMKTQEGASYTDALTELKEDVDKPLIAILTLNTLAHTVGAILVGVQAESMVADGYQAYVLGIPLVGVVSGIMTVLILVVSEIIPKTIGATYWQGLAGISTRILVGMVAVLKYTGILWVLQLTTRAIGKSAHMNTMTREEFVAITETAEQEGVFEPTEGQYIKSLMNFNKIEVKDIMTPRSVMFMAQQSMAIKDFFEANQELRFSRIPIFGKNRDDITGYVLKDAILADIIHDKPAETLEDLRREIAMVRADLPITQLFDQMIASKEHIALVLDDYGSVQGLATMEDVIETMLGLEIMDESDNVEDMQLLARKNWEKRSKVLGLETLGTDAENPEEDSKK
- a CDS encoding TetR/AcrR family transcriptional regulator, whose amino-acid sequence is MPRVETFNREQVLEAAMQTFWAHGYQATSMQQLVDATGLNRSSLYNSFGDKMDLYKASLKHYMNGTQQQFTAAIEQAAHPLEAIRNIFYMFLPEIQTDSRGCMSMSCKSELNADVSIKAFLENTQEQSLLMFEKLVRDGQESGVINKDKSSREYAWHVFNAFQGYRMTGILVKDINVLKGIIDLNLSVLE
- a CDS encoding SDR family oxidoreductase yields the protein MSDFKGKTVVVTGGTSGIGKATAKAFLDKGATVIITSRKQENIDSTVQELGGDIKGFVSDAGKWEDLQSFGTHLGKHTDHVDVLFVNAGFGKFTSLAEASEEAFDSQFNALVKGGYFTTQKTLPFLKKGSSIIFNTSVVTDMAMQGASIYGAAKSAVKYFTSSFANEFKEQGIRVNAVSPGPIGTNFFNEAGVPEEQQQQMAEGILNMVPMNRFGEPSEIAKTVLFLASDDASYITGHEIQVDGGMVQV
- a CDS encoding aminopeptidase P family protein, which translates into the protein MKYDPIDSNLFKKNRKKFMAQMKPSSLAVFNSNDVFKTGADSTMPFKQHRDIFYLSGADQEDTVLVLFPDCPDPAHREVLFVTETNDHIAVWEGEKLTKEKATEVTGIETVYWLKDLDKKFFEMMTQCDTVYFNTNEHYRQAVEMETREDRFIKKTKAQYPAHNYAKSAPILQRLRAVKEPEELELLQKACDITNHSFRRVLDFVKPGVWEYEIEAEYLHEFIRRRSDGFAYTPIIASGNNANVLHYIENNQQCKDGDLILMDVGAVYANYSADMSRTIPVNGRFTDRQKQVYNAVNKVKNEATAMLVPGTLWKEYHVEVGKLMTSELLDLGLLDKADVQNENPDWPAYKKYFMHGTSHHIGLDTHDYGLLWEPMQANNVFTVEPGIYIPQEGFGIRLEDDVVIQESGAPKNLMGDIPIEVEEIEDLMNK